A window from Drosophila miranda strain MSH22 chromosome Y unlocalized genomic scaffold, D.miranda_PacBio2.1 Contig_Y2_pilon, whole genome shotgun sequence encodes these proteins:
- the LOC117194119 gene encoding kinesin-like protein subito gives MELYLIENINKFWQKLSRYKYYELSTFDTVSLVVAVIYTNLKKAATLPEASEKKRESTIEENKICKSAKNFWNIRQPSHLNMSDSYEAPVREKRSFLMARDPSDDRRCRPRPEKKLRLFDDIHEAMESTDGSECASNGGDYATSVPSAEDSSVGDTGPQVFLRLRPVGAASKAYSVSDDGKVLVTSAMSENTSTNVNKMEKHFGFTSIFDGSVGQRDVYDICVGPRILDEKCVTIMTYGTSGSGKTYTLLGDDVLAGVIPRGLEHIFTIYMENLYHSPKLKLVNGCIELLQDETTLREMQISKKLLSLCQDIGGHHERLKEAIQGDHTFETKADPNVSVMIWVSFVEIYNELVYDLLSIPPRQENLGAVPRKPMKISCNKGQVYIKGLTTVFVRSSEEALRLLRLGQQRSTYASTSVNANSSRSHCVFIVDVLKYNSSGMTTQCSYKFCDLAGSERVNNTGTIGLRLKEAKNINTSLMTLGRCLDAASTSRKKPNNDVIPFRDSKLTMLLQAALLGKERLAMIVTVTPLEKFYEENLNGLNFASIAKNIIFKEPLIKQQSTRYSGFFDNSKRNTQYEYVKEIEEDNISLREEIDRLKFDHVLKMQMLEEKLRKELSETYQELMRANKKQWEEQTVKQRLMAEREFELELASQKRRYEEQIEDLKDEIEELKSSSSKSDSMDEKEDEPNASIEILDDE, from the exons AATTATATTTGATagaaaatatcaataaattttggcaaaaactatcacgATATAAATATTACGAACTGTCAACGTTCGATACCGTATCACTGGTCGTAGCTGTCATCTACACAAATTTGAAAAAAGCGGCAACCCTACCAGAGGCGTCTGAAAAAAAGCGCGAATCTACAATTGAAGAAAATAAAATCTGCAAATCAGCAAAAAACTTTTGGAATATTCGGCAACCGTCACACCTTAACATGAGCGATTCGTATGAAGCACCAGTGCGCGAAAAGCGCTCATTTCTCATGGCTCGAGATCCCAGCGATGACCGGCGCTGTCGACCAAGACCGGAGAAAAAGTTGCGTCTGTTCGATGATATACATGAAGCCATGGAGAGCACAGACGGCTCAGAGTGCGCATCCAATGGTGGAGACTATGCAACTAGTGTCCCGAGTGCTGAAGATAGCAGTGTCGGGGATACTGGGCCACAGGTCTTTTTGCGTCTGCGTCCCGTTGGTGCCGCCTCCAAAGCATACTCGGTATCAGACGATGGAAAAGTGCTGGTTACCAGCGCGATGAGTGAAAACACCAGCACCAATGTCAACAAAATGGAAAAGCACTTTGGATTCACATCTATATTCGATGGCTCCGTTGGGCAGCGGGATGTCTACGACATCTGTGTTGGTCCCAGGATTCTGGATGAAAAATGCGTTACCATAATGACGTATGGCACTTCAGGCTCGGGAAAAACGTACACATTGCTTG GCGATGATGTGCTTGCTGGTGTTATACCCCGCGGCCTAGAGCACATATTCACCATCTACATGGAAAACTTATACCACTCACCCAAACTAAAACTGGTCAACGGCTGCATTGAGCTCCTTCAGGACGAGACCACGTTGCGGGAAATGCAAATAAGCAAGAAACTGCTTAGCTTGTGCCAGGATATTGGCGGGCATCACGAGCGACTGAAGGAGGCGATTCAGGGGGATCACACCTTCGAGACAAAGGCCGACCCGAACGTCTCGGTAATGATTTGGGTATCATTTGTGGAGATCTACAATGAACTGGTATACGACCTATTGAGCATACCGCCGCGTCAAGAAAATCTTGGTGCTGTTCCGCGAAAGCCCATGAAGATCTCCTGCAATAAAGGTCAAGTATATATCAAGGGCCTGACGACTGTGTTCGTAAGAAGCAGCGAGGAAGCCTTGCGGCTGCTGCGGCTGGGACAGCAGCGTTCCACCTACGCTTCGACCTCGGTGAACGCGAACTCTAGCAGATCCCACTGTGTCTTCATCGTGGATGTGTTGAAGTACAACAGCTCGGGAATGACCACTCAATGTTCGTACAAGTTTTGCGACCTTGCGGGCTCGGAGCGTGTAAACAACACGGGCACCATCGGGTTACGCCTCAAGGAGGCGAAAAACATCAACACCTCCCTAATGACTTTGGGGCGGTGTCTGGACGCGGCCAGTACTTCACGGAAGAAGCCAAACAATGACGTCATACCATTTCGCGATTCAAAGCTTACCATGCTGTTGCAAGCAGCCCTGCTCGGAAAGGAACGCTTGGCCATGATAGTGACTGTCACACCGCTGGAGAAGTTCTATGAGGAAAACCTGAACGGGCTCAACTTCGCCTCCATAGCGAAGAATATCATTTTTAAAGAGCCTTTGATAAAGCAGCAAAGTACACGATATTCCGGTTTCTTTGACAACTCTAAAAGGAATACCCAGTACGAATACGTCAAAGAGATTGAGGAGGATAATATCAG CCTGCGGGAAGAGATCGATCGATTGAAGTTCGACCATGTACTGAAGATGCAGATGCTGGAGGAGAAGCTGCGAAAGGAACTTTCGGAGACCTACCAAGAATTGATGCGGGCAAACAAAAAGCAGTGGGAGGAGCAGACCGTGAAGCAACGTCTGATGGCAGAGCGGGAGTTCGAGTTGGAG CTGGCATCACAAAAGCGGCGGTACGAAGAGCAAATCGAGGATCTCAAGGATGAAATCGAGGAACTCAAATCTTCCTCAAGCAAATCCGACAGTATGGACGAAAAGGAGGATGAGCCCAATGCGTCCATAGAAATACTCGATGATGAATAG